In one window of Brassica rapa cultivar Chiifu-401-42 chromosome A07, CAAS_Brap_v3.01, whole genome shotgun sequence DNA:
- the LOC108869083 gene encoding S-protein homolog 5 → MALYDKSHSIFMIMISFYSLYTIFASVLDVSNAVQETSTSGSAGVDGFWPLAPKHVIINNTVQSKQTLNVHCKSSEDDLGLIHIPWNQTWGFKFHVNVFKTTKFRCHFTWGIGESHEFNIFTVARDDDNFGDYEVCKVCIWEVGRDNKGKAMCRVNRDELNHPVCFPWDDKVIL, encoded by the coding sequence ATGGCTCTCTATGATAAGTCGCATAGCATTTTCATGATTATGATCTCATTTTATAGTCTTTATACTATTTTTGCATCAGTGTTAGATGTCTCAAATGCTGTGCAGGAAACATCAACATCAGGATCTGCAGGCGTTGACGGCTTCTGGCCTCTAGCACCAAAGCATGTCATAATCAACAACACTGTACAGAGCAAGCAAACTCTGAATGTACATTGCAAATCTAGTGAAGATGACTTGGGGTTGATCCATATCCCTTGGAACCAAACCTGGGGTTTCAAATTTCATGTTAACGTTTTCAAAACTACGAAGTTTAGATGCCATTTTACGTGGGGTATAGGCGAATCTCAcgaatttaatatatttacggTAGCAAGAGACGACGACAATTTTGGAGATTATGAAGTCTGTAAAGTATGTATTTGGGAGGTGGGAAGAGACAATAAAGGGAAAGCTATGTGTCGAGTAAATCGAGATGAATTGAATCATCCTGTTTGTTTCCCTTGGGACGATAAAGTTATTTTGTAA